A stretch of Brassica rapa cultivar Chiifu-401-42 chromosome A08, CAAS_Brap_v3.01, whole genome shotgun sequence DNA encodes these proteins:
- the LOC103833624 gene encoding transmembrane protein 120 homolog isoform X1, which translates to MEVEEEVRRIVEQVKELNDSATSFVSSSSHEELSLRKRSSLVDASITRLHSTLLSDKHHDPKLLDKLEEDLQRARCMLADGDTCSFLPSKPQGRFVRMFLGPLNVRASRKDIQLKVKEEYNSYRDRTALLFLVFPAILLTLRSYVWEGCLPAFPVQLYQAWLLFLYAGLAMRENILRANGSDIRSWWLYHHYCAMAMALVSLTWEIKGQPNCVQKQKGVRLFLQWAMMQGVAMLLQNRYQRQRLYTRIALGKAKRMDVVWGETAGVDGQLLLLCPILFTLQGFEAYVGLQLLRTALTGVVGEWQVLICGILLVVMAIGNFINTVETLMVKSRFKAKIKRSKSRAELD; encoded by the exons ATGGAGGTTGAAGAAGAAGTGAGACGGATCGTGGAGCAGGTTAAGGAGCTTAACGACTCTGCGACCTCCTtcgtctcttcttcttcccacGAAGAGCTCTCCCTCCGCAAGAGATCCTCCCTCGTTGACGCTTCAATCACCCGCCTACACTCCACCCTCCTCTCCGACAAACATCATGATCCCAAGCTTCTCGACAAG CTAGAGGAGGATCTGCAACGGGCAAGATGCATGCTTGCAGATGGAGACACTTGCTCTTTTCTCCCCTCCAAACCTCAAG GACGCTTTGTGAGGATGTTCTTAGGGCCACTCAATGTTCGAGCCTCAAGGAAAGATATACAGCTTAAAGTCAAAGAAGAATACAACAGCTACAGA GATAGAACAGCTCTTCTTTTCCTTGTTTTCCCTGCAATACTTTTGACCCTGAGATCTTATGTCTGGGAGGGATGTCTGCCTGCTTTCCCTGTTCAGCTCTACCAG GCTTGGCTTCTGTTCCTTTATGCTGGTTTGGCTATGCGTGAGAACATTTTGAGAGCCAATGGGAGCGATATCCGTTCTTG GTGGCTTTATCATCATTACTGTGCCATGGCTATGGCCCTTGTCAGTCTCACATGGGAGATCAAAGGTCAACCAAATTGCGTTCAGAAGCAG AAAGGAGTCCGTCTTTTCCTCCAGTGGGCTATGATGCAAGGCGTTGCGATGCTTCTGCAAAACAGATATCAGCGCCAAAGATTATACACTCGCATTGCACTAGGAAAG GCTAAGAGGATGGACGTTGTATGGGGAGAAACGGCTGGAGTAGACGGGCAATTATTGCTGTTGTGTCCTATTTTGTTCACTCTACAG GGCTTTGAAGCATATGTTGGACTGCAGTTGCTCAGGACAGCACTAACTGGGGTAGTCGGCGAATGGCAG GTATTGATTTGTGGCATACTTCTGGTTGTGATGGCAATTGGAAACTTCATAAACACGGTAGAAACGTTGATGGTGAAGTCAAGGTTCAAGGCTAAGATTAAGCGAAGTAAAAGCAGAGCTGAGCTCGATTAA
- the LOC103833624 gene encoding transmembrane protein 120 homolog isoform X2, with product MEVEEEVRRIVEQVKELNDSATSFVSSSSHEELSLRKRSSLVDASITRLHSTLLSDKHHDPKLLDKLEEDLQRARCMLADGDTCSFLPSKPQGRFVRMFLGPLNVRASRKDIQLKVKEEYNSYRDRTALLFLVFPAILLTLRSYVWEGCLPAFPVQLYQAWLLFLYAGLAMRENILRANGSDIRSWWLYHHYCAMAMALVSLTWEIKGQPNCVQKQKGVRLFLQWAMMQGVAMLLQNRYQRQRLYTRIALGKAKRMDVVWGETAGVDGQLLLLCPILFTLQLRALKHMLDCSCSGQH from the exons ATGGAGGTTGAAGAAGAAGTGAGACGGATCGTGGAGCAGGTTAAGGAGCTTAACGACTCTGCGACCTCCTtcgtctcttcttcttcccacGAAGAGCTCTCCCTCCGCAAGAGATCCTCCCTCGTTGACGCTTCAATCACCCGCCTACACTCCACCCTCCTCTCCGACAAACATCATGATCCCAAGCTTCTCGACAAG CTAGAGGAGGATCTGCAACGGGCAAGATGCATGCTTGCAGATGGAGACACTTGCTCTTTTCTCCCCTCCAAACCTCAAG GACGCTTTGTGAGGATGTTCTTAGGGCCACTCAATGTTCGAGCCTCAAGGAAAGATATACAGCTTAAAGTCAAAGAAGAATACAACAGCTACAGA GATAGAACAGCTCTTCTTTTCCTTGTTTTCCCTGCAATACTTTTGACCCTGAGATCTTATGTCTGGGAGGGATGTCTGCCTGCTTTCCCTGTTCAGCTCTACCAG GCTTGGCTTCTGTTCCTTTATGCTGGTTTGGCTATGCGTGAGAACATTTTGAGAGCCAATGGGAGCGATATCCGTTCTTG GTGGCTTTATCATCATTACTGTGCCATGGCTATGGCCCTTGTCAGTCTCACATGGGAGATCAAAGGTCAACCAAATTGCGTTCAGAAGCAG AAAGGAGTCCGTCTTTTCCTCCAGTGGGCTATGATGCAAGGCGTTGCGATGCTTCTGCAAAACAGATATCAGCGCCAAAGATTATACACTCGCATTGCACTAGGAAAG GCTAAGAGGATGGACGTTGTATGGGGAGAAACGGCTGGAGTAGACGGGCAATTATTGCTGTTGTGTCCTATTTTGTTCACTCTACAG CTTAGGGCTTTGAAGCATATGTTGGACTGCAGTTGCTCAGGACAGCACTAA